From the genome of Triticum aestivum cultivar Chinese Spring chromosome 3B, IWGSC CS RefSeq v2.1, whole genome shotgun sequence, one region includes:
- the LOC123071776 gene encoding MLO-like protein 1 translates to MEGGGAGGEAEADALEYTPTWIVAGVCSLIVTISLAAERCLHYLGKTLKRKHQKALFEALLKVKEELMLLGFISLLMTVSQDVIQMTCIPPSWTNYLLPCKKMEEHSVAALGGRRLLPRNAPRSDHCRNKGKVPLLSLEALHQLHIFIFVLAITHVIFSVLTMVLGGAKIRQWKQWETEIHKNDAGNGPKKLTNVQQFEFIRERFNGVGMESTMLSWMHSFVKQFYASVTKSDYATMRLGFIMTHCRGNPKFGFHRYMVRALEADFKKVVGIRWYLWIFVVIFMLLNVNGWHTYFWISFLPLILLLAVGTKLEHVIAQLAYDVAEKHSAIEGDLVVNPSDEHFWCGKPRVILYLIHFILFQNAFEIALFFWILTTYGFNSCIMDHVPFIVPRLVIGVVIQLLCSYSTLPLYAIVTQMGTFFKKEIFDEHIQQGLVGWAQKARMRTELSKDAAAAGPTRHGPSSRLEMLRRAAAMMQCRRALPR, encoded by the exons ATGGAGGGCGGTGGCGCTGGCGGGGAGGCGGAGGCGGACGCGCTGGAGTACACGCCGACGTGGATCGTCGCCGGGGTCTGCTCCCTCATCGTGACCATCTCCCTCGCCGCCGAACGATGCCTCCATTACCTCGGCAAG ACGCTCAAGAGGAAGCACCAGAAGGCGCTCTTCGAGGCCCTCCTCAAGGTGAAAGAAG AGCTGATGCTTCTGGGGTTCATCTCTCTGCTGATGACGGTGTCGCAAGATGTGATCCAGATGACATGCATTCCTCCCAGCTGGACCAACTACCTGCTTCCCTGCAAGAAGATGGAGGAGCATTCTGTTGCCGCTCTCGGCGGTCGCAGGCTGCTTCCTAGGAATGCGCCGCGGTCCGACCATTGCAGAAACAAG GGAAAAGTTCCTTTGCTGTCGCTCGAAGCGTTACATCAGTTGCATATTTTCATTTTTGTTCTGGCCATCACCCATGTGATTTTCAGTGTTCTGACCATGGTTTTAGGAGGAGCCAAG ATTCGCCAATGGAAACAATGGGAGACTGAAATTCATAAAAACGATGCAGGAAACG GACCTAAGAAGTTGACCAACGTTCAACAATTTGAATTTATCAGGGAACGTTTTAATGGTGTTGGCATGGAGTCTACGATGTTGAGCTGGATG CATTCTTTTGTTAAGCAGTTTTATGCATCGGTCACTAAATCAGACTACGCGACCATGCGACTCGGTTTCATCATG ACGCATTGCCGAGGAAACCCGAAATTTGGCTTTCACAGATACATGGTGCGAGCTCTGGAGGCCGATTTCAAGAAGGTGGTTGGCATAAG GTGGTACCTGTGGATATTCGTTGTGATATTCATGCTGCTGAACGTCAATG GCTGGCACACCTACTTCTGGATCTCCTTCCTTCCTCTCATC CTGCTGCTGGCCGTGGGCACGAAGCTGGAGCACGTGATAGCTCAGCTGGCGTACGACGTCGCGGAGAAGCACTCGGCGATCGAGGGCGACCTGGTGGTGAACCCGTCGGACGAGCACTTCTGGTGCGGCAAGCCCAGGGTGATCCTCTACCTGATCCACTTCATCCTCTTCCAGAACGCCTTCGAGATCGCGCTCTTCTTCTGGATCCTT ACCACCTACGGCTTCAACTCGTGCATCATGGACCACGTCCCCTTCATCGTGCCGAGGCTCGTCATCGG GGTCGTCATCCAGCTGCTGTGCAGCTACAGCACCCTGCCGCTGTACGCGATCGTGACGCAGATGGGGACCTTCTTCAAGAAGGAGATCTTCGACGAGCACATCCAGCAGGGGCTGGTGGGGTGGGCGCAGAAGGCCAGGATGAGGACAGAGCTATCCAAGGATGCTGCCGCGGCCGGACCGACCAGGCACGGCCCGTCCTCCCGGCTGGAGATGCTGCGGCGAGCCGCCGCCATGATGCAGTGCCGCCGCGCGCTGCCAAGGTAG
- the LOC123071775 gene encoding serine/threonine-protein kinase rio2, producing MKLDVNALRYLSKDDFRVLTACEMGMRNHEIVPAELVDRIAGLKHGGTYKVLRNLLKNKLVHHDCKKYDGFRLTYLGYDFLAIKTLVNRGVFASVGRQIGVGKESDIFEVATEDGTVLAMKLHRLGRTSFRAVKSKRDYLAHRRSFNWLYLSRLAALKEFAFMKALGDHGFPVPTAVDCNRHCVIMSLVPGYPLVQIRELQNPDDVFDKILGLVIRLAEHGLIHCDFNEFNIMIDDDETVTMIDFPQMVSVSHRNAQMYFDRDIGCIYKFFNKRFNLTEKGGQHGSETDDDDSGRPSFLSIQKSSGALDKELAASGFTKKEQVEIEKFIDENAEGHDSGSDDEDSTSEQESEGGDAVSAEISSLKIVDQDPAGVPDLVVMDSDKHEALSKEHATSTSPSGENKSTDPTDDGIEDPKGAESGGDDDDDNSSEDTEDEDDALLTKQLNKQRKRAMAAALGRRRPLNSRNAYKDKGKGTMNSKIQRQACQW from the exons ATGAAGCTCGACGTGAACGCCCTCCGCTACCTCTCCAAGGATGACTTCCGCGTCCTCACCGCCTGCGAGATGGGCATGCGCAAC CACGAGATCGTGCCCGCGGAGCTCGTCGACCGCATCGCCGGATTGAA GCATGGAGGCACATATAAAGTGCTGCGGAATCTGTTGAAGAACAAACTGGTGCACCATGATTGTAAAAAGT ATGATGGGTTTCGGCTCACATACCTTGGGTATGACTTCCTCGCCATAAAAACTTTGGTCAATCGTGGAGTCTTTGCTTCGGTTGGTCGCCAAATCGGTGTTGGAAAAGAGTCAG ATATATTTGAGGTTGCCACGGAGGATGGAACAGTGTTGGCCATGAAGCTTCATAGGTTGGGTAGGACATCTTTTAGGGCTGTCAAATCAAAGCGTGACTATTTAGCCCACCGGAGGAGCTTTAACTGGCTGTACTTATCACGACTGGCGGCCCTCAAGGAATTTGCTTTTATGAAG GCTTTAGGAGACCATGGATTCCCTGTTCCCACAGCGGTGGACTGCAATCGGCACTGTGTGATTATGTCACTTGTGCCGGGATATCCACT TGTTCAGATAAGAGAATTGCAAAATCCAGATGATGTTTTTGACAAAATTCTTGGTCTTGTAATTCGTTTGGCGGAGCATGGGCTTATACATTGTGATTTTAATGAATTCAATATCATG ATTGACGATGATGAAACTGTTACGATGATTGACTTCCCACAGATGGTATCTGTTTCGCACCGGAATGCCCAGAT GTATTTTGATCGAGATATTGGGTGTATCTACAAGTTCTTCAACAAAAG GTTCAATCTTACAGAGAAAGGTGGACAACATGGCTCTGAAACTGATGATGATGACAGTGGCAGGCCGTCCTTTCTGTCCATTCAAAAGTCTTCTGGTGCCTTGGACAAAGAATTAGCTGCCAGTGGCTTCACCAAAAAAGAGCAAGTTGAGATAGAAAAG TTCATTGATGAGAATGCTGAAGGACACGATTCCGGCTCAGATGATGAGGATTCAACATCAGAACAGGAAAGTGAAGGTGGCGATGCCGTGTCTGCTGAAATCAGTTCCTTGAAAATAGTAGACCAG GACCCTGCAGGTGTGCCTGATCTTGTTGTCATGGATTCAGATAAACATGAAGCTTTATCTAAAGAG CATGCAACAAGCACAAGTCCCAGTGGCGAGAACAAATCAACTGATCCAACCGACGATGGCATCGAGGACCCTAAGGGAGCCGAATCaggaggcgacgacgacgatgacaacTCGTCTGAGGATactgaggatgaagacgatgcatTGCTGACAAAGCAGCTGAACAAGCAAAGGAAAAGGGCGATGGCAGCTGCCCTCGGTCGGAGAAGGCCCCTCAACTCGAGGAACGCTTACAAGGATAAGGGGAAGGGCACCATGAACTCTAAGATCCAGAGGCAAGCCTGCCAATGGTGA